The DNA region ACCACTCCATCGGCCCCGTACACCTTTGTGGCGATGATTTCGATTTTCTCCTTTATGGGGATATCAAGAGGGTACAGGAAGCGAAAGTTTTTTGGCTCTTCGCAGGCCCGCACCACGGCTTCCGCGAGTTCTCTACCCCCCTCTCCGCCTTTTGCCCATACCTCAGAAACCGCACAGGCGTAGGCACCACTGTCGAGGGCGATTTTCTCAACTGCCCGTATCTCCCGGTCGGTATCGGTGCTGAAGAGATTGATGGCCACCACAACCGGAACCCCAAAGAGAAGGGCATTCTCGATTTGCTTGACGAGGTTCTCGGCTCCTTTCTCCACCGCGGCAACATCCTCAAGCGCAAGGGCAGGGTCTAAGGGCTTCCCAGGCACTACCTTGTACTTGCCGCTGTGCATTTTGAGCGCCCGAATTGAGCACACCATGACCACACAGTCGGGAGCAAGGCCACTGTAGCGGCACTTGATGTTCATGAACTTCTCCATGCCACAGTCGGCACCAAAGCCACTCTCGGTGACCACGTACTCGCTCAGGCGGAGGGCAATCTGATCGGCAAGAATAGAGCTATTCCCATGGGCGATGTTGGCAAAAGGCCCAGTGTGCACAAAGCACGGAGTATTTTCAAGGGTCTGGAGGAGGTTTGGTTTTATAGCATCCTTGAGGAGCACAGTCATCGCACCGGCACACTTCAGGTCCTCTGCCGTCACCGGCTTTTTCTCCACATTGTACCCGATGACAATCCGCCCCAAGCGTTCTCGCAAATCCCGAAGGCCTGTGGTGAGGGCAAGAATGGCCATGACTTCAGAAGCCACGGCAATATCAAAGCCCGATTCCCGGGGGACACCATTCTCTTTTCCTCCGAGGCCAATGATGATTTTCCGCAGCGCCCGGTCACTCACATCGACAACTCTTGGCCAGCTTATGGTGAAAGGGTCGATGCGCAGGGCATTTCCGTGGTGGAGATGGTTGTCGATGAAGGCTGCAAGGAGGTTGTGGGCTATCGCCACCGCGTGGGTGTCACCGGTGAGGTGGAGGTTGAAATCCTCCATGGGAACGACCTGGGAGTAACCGCCCCCCGCCGCGCCTCCCTTGATGCCGAAAACAGGACCCAGGGACGGCTGGCGAATGCAGACGATGCTTTTCTTCCCTATTTTATTGAGGGCCATGGAGAGACCTATGGTGGTGACGGTCTTCCCTTCCCCAAGGGGCGTGGGTGTTATGGCCGTCACATCGATGTACTTCCCTAAGGGACGATCCCTGAACTTCTCAAGAACCTTAAGGGATACCTTGGCTTTGTACTTCCCGTAGAGCTCGATATCGTCTTCATCAAGACCGAGGTCCTTTGCGATTTCAACGATGGGCCGCAGCTGCGCCCTCTGGGCAATCTCAAGGTCTGAGAGCATACCCATCCCCTCCAAATTTCTTTTGCGAATTATAGCGTAATTAAAATTTTTAAGTAAAGGGGGAAAAGAAAAAGGGGCGTTCCGCCCCTTTCAGTTCAACCCAAGGAGTTCTTTTGCCTTATCCACCGCTGAAGCCGCATCGGGAGCGTACCCATCGGCTCCCACTTCGTCAGCAAACTTTTGGGTCACCGGAGCTCCACCCACCATGATCTTCACCTGGTCCCGGATACCAGCCTCTTTGAAAGCTTTGATGTTCTCTCGAATCTGAATCATGGTGGTGGTGAGAAGCGCAGACATTCCCACAAGCTGGGGCTTATGTTCCCGCACTGCCTGGATGAACTTCTCCGCGGGGACATCAATCCCAAGGTCGATAACCTGGAATCCTGCCCCTTCCATCATCATGGCTACGAGGTTTTTCCCGATGTCGTGGAGGTCTCCCTTTACGGTTCCGATGACCATCTTGGCCACCGGCTCAACTCCGGTTTCAACGAGCTTGGGTCGTAAAATCTCCATTCCGGCCTTCATCGCTCGGGCGGCAATGAGGACCTCGGGAACGTAGATTTCGTTGGCCTTGAACTTGACCCCCACTTCGTTCATACCCTTAATGAGGCCGTTGTTGAGGACTTCCTGGGGTGAAAAACCTTCGTTCAGAGCTTTTTCCACAAGTTCTGCAACCGCCTTTGCATTCCCCGCAAAGAGTTCCCGGGCAATCTGATCCAGAATCTCCGCCATTCTGAACCCTCCCTCTCCACCGGTTTCTTTCCCTCATTTTAGCAGGGAAGGAAGGGGAAATCCATAATTCCTTTTACAAAACTTGGCGAAGAAATGAAAATCTTTTATTATTTTCTCGAGTAAAGAAAAGGGAGGGAACTCCATGGACATTCACGCCTGGTGTGAGGGAAAGTTCGAGAAAACCTTAAAGCAGCTCCTCCTTGGGGGCTTTCTTGCCGGAGCGTACATCGGCTTTGCCGGACAGATTTTCACCCTTGTCACCGCTTCCTCGGAGATTCCCTTCGCTCTCCGCCAGCTCCTCGGAGGCCTTGTGTTCTCGGTAGGACTCATCATGGTGGTTCTCGGGAGAGCAGAACTCTTCACGGGGAACTGTCTCCTTGTTGCCCACTGCCTCAGGGGAAAGGCTTCTCTTACCAGGCTCCTTACGAACTGGGCGGTGGTGTATGGGGGAAATTTCCT from Candidatus Caldatribacterium sp. includes:
- a CDS encoding formate--tetrahydrofolate ligase; this translates as MLSDLEIAQRAQLRPIVEIAKDLGLDEDDIELYGKYKAKVSLKVLEKFRDRPLGKYIDVTAITPTPLGEGKTVTTIGLSMALNKIGKKSIVCIRQPSLGPVFGIKGGAAGGGYSQVVPMEDFNLHLTGDTHAVAIAHNLLAAFIDNHLHHGNALRIDPFTISWPRVVDVSDRALRKIIIGLGGKENGVPRESGFDIAVASEVMAILALTTGLRDLRERLGRIVIGYNVEKKPVTAEDLKCAGAMTVLLKDAIKPNLLQTLENTPCFVHTGPFANIAHGNSSILADQIALRLSEYVVTESGFGADCGMEKFMNIKCRYSGLAPDCVVMVCSIRALKMHSGKYKVVPGKPLDPALALEDVAAVEKGAENLVKQIENALLFGVPVVVAINLFSTDTDREIRAVEKIALDSGAYACAVSEVWAKGGEGGRELAEAVVRACEEPKNFRFLYPLDIPIKEKIEIIATKVYGADGVV
- a CDS encoding corrinoid protein gives rise to the protein MAEILDQIARELFAGNAKAVAELVEKALNEGFSPQEVLNNGLIKGMNEVGVKFKANEIYVPEVLIAARAMKAGMEILRPKLVETGVEPVAKMVIGTVKGDLHDIGKNLVAMMMEGAGFQVIDLGIDVPAEKFIQAVREHKPQLVGMSALLTTTMIQIRENIKAFKEAGIRDQVKIMVGGAPVTQKFADEVGADGYAPDAASAVDKAKELLGLN